Proteins encoded together in one Fimbriiglobus ruber window:
- the nrfD gene encoding NrfD/PsrC family molybdoenzyme membrane anchor subunit produces the protein MAHTHAPPTSQAGYVDRVVTKPPDWHSLVVWDVFFNGVTTGLFLAAAVADLAMPDVFGGVARIAYMVALVALTVDLLCLVLDLGDPLRFHHMLRVFKPTSPMSLGTWCLTAYSGPLTVIVGLDLLIWLDWLPETATVVLLRKIVIATGLLPALGSSVYKGVLFSTSSQPGWKDARWFGAYLTLSAVVIGTALLLIIATWAGYGEAEALLRVGLGVLLVFGLLPLGLLMAELKPTLMHKLTATERGQNTLLVIGGGVILPLIMLLLLRDRYSMTFAALFVLMGAWVVRHVVVMLPQPRH, from the coding sequence ATGGCTCACACCCACGCCCCGCCAACGAGCCAGGCCGGGTACGTCGACCGCGTCGTGACCAAGCCACCGGACTGGCACAGCCTCGTCGTCTGGGACGTTTTTTTCAATGGCGTAACGACGGGGTTATTCCTTGCCGCGGCCGTCGCGGACCTCGCCATGCCCGACGTGTTCGGCGGCGTGGCCCGGATCGCGTACATGGTGGCCCTCGTGGCCCTCACGGTGGACCTTCTTTGCCTGGTCCTCGACCTCGGCGACCCGCTCCGGTTCCACCACATGCTGCGGGTGTTCAAACCGACTTCGCCGATGTCGCTGGGGACGTGGTGCCTGACCGCTTACTCGGGACCGCTCACGGTGATCGTGGGGCTCGACCTGTTGATCTGGCTCGACTGGCTTCCCGAAACGGCGACCGTGGTCCTGCTGCGGAAGATCGTCATCGCGACCGGGCTTCTGCCCGCGCTCGGGTCGTCGGTTTACAAGGGCGTCCTGTTCAGCACGAGTTCTCAGCCGGGCTGGAAGGACGCCCGTTGGTTCGGTGCCTACCTGACGCTTTCAGCCGTCGTTATTGGGACAGCGCTGTTACTCATCATCGCGACGTGGGCCGGGTACGGGGAGGCTGAGGCATTACTGCGCGTGGGGCTCGGCGTCCTGCTCGTCTTCGGCTTGCTCCCGCTCGGCCTTCTCATGGCGGAACTCAAGCCGACGCTGATGCATAAGCTGACCGCGACGGAACGCGGCCAGAACACTTTACTGGTGATCGGCGGCGGAGTCATATTGCCGCTGATTATGCTGCTGTTACTCCGCGATCGCTACAGCATGACGTTCGCGGCTCTCTTCGTGTTGATGGGAGCCTGGGTCGTGCGGCACGTGGTAGTGATGTTGCCCCAGCCGCGGCATTAA
- a CDS encoding 4Fe-4S dicluster domain-containing protein has protein sequence MAVRELELGGLTQTETPVAPRGLIGNIVHRLIYPLRRGKRPAPARAMGFYTDTTVCIGCKACEVACKQWNQLPADEFQWSGNSYDNTGELSAGSWRHVKFIEQFATPPAAAPPAPANGKISLDVVSAPAPESNRWLMMSDVCKHCVTAPCQQACPTGAIIYNEFGNVYIQPDICNGCAYCIAACPFGVITRSHFDGHTHKCTLCYDRQKDGLVPACAKACPTASIQFGPVDELRAKAAARVETLRAKGETRAHLYGAAATETYSDLNSFYLLVDRPEVYGLPASAVNPWIHMKGDYVRTVGAGLAALVVLLLTLFLTGR, from the coding sequence ATGGCAGTTAGGGAACTAGAACTCGGCGGCTTGACCCAAACCGAGACCCCCGTCGCGCCGCGAGGTCTGATCGGCAACATCGTCCACCGGCTCATTTACCCGCTCCGCCGGGGCAAGCGCCCCGCACCGGCCCGCGCGATGGGGTTCTACACGGACACGACGGTCTGCATCGGGTGCAAGGCGTGCGAGGTGGCGTGCAAGCAGTGGAACCAACTCCCGGCCGACGAGTTCCAGTGGTCCGGCAACAGCTACGACAACACCGGCGAACTCTCAGCCGGGTCGTGGCGGCACGTCAAATTCATCGAACAGTTCGCCACCCCGCCTGCGGCCGCGCCGCCAGCACCGGCCAACGGAAAGATCTCGTTAGACGTGGTCTCAGCGCCCGCGCCAGAGAGCAACCGTTGGCTCATGATGAGCGACGTGTGCAAACACTGTGTGACGGCCCCGTGCCAACAGGCGTGTCCGACTGGTGCGATCATCTACAACGAGTTCGGCAACGTCTACATCCAGCCGGACATTTGCAACGGCTGCGCGTACTGTATTGCGGCCTGCCCGTTCGGCGTCATCACCCGCAGCCACTTCGACGGCCACACGCACAAGTGTACGCTCTGCTACGACCGCCAGAAGGACGGCCTCGTCCCAGCATGTGCCAAGGCGTGCCCGACGGCGTCAATCCAGTTCGGCCCGGTGGACGAGTTGCGGGCGAAGGCGGCCGCCCGGGTCGAGACACTGCGCGCAAAGGGCGAGACGAGAGCCCACTTGTATGGGGCGGCCGCGACCGAGACGTACTCGGACCTGAACTCCTTCTATCTCCTGGTCGACCGGCCGGAGGTTTACGGCCTCCCGGCGAGCGCGGTCAACCCCTGGATTCATATGAAGGGCGACTACGTCCGCACGGTCGGCGCCGGTTTGGCGGCGCTGGTCGTCCTGCTTCTGACACTGTTTCTGACGGGACGCTAA
- the fdh gene encoding formate dehydrogenase: protein MFRLPMANKPQPFSPQTSDKASRLRGATVTPGVCPYCAVGCGQLIYTKGGKLIDIEGDPRSPINEGTLCPKGANAFQLATNAHRVTHVMYRAPYSDKWETKPLDWAMERIANKIKDARDADFAEKNAAGQTVNSLKSIGTLGGATLDVEENYLIKKLFTIGLGVVSVENQARIUHSASVPGLGASFGRGAATSYTQDLANSDCILFMGSNMAEAHPVGFRWPMRAKEKGATLIHVDPRFSRTSALCDKYVGIRAGSDIAFLGALINYVLTNEKWFHEYVVAYTNASMIIEDGFRDTEDLAGLFSGYDPVKGSYDAEKGQWGYEHSPSDKANASANGAQNGQARDGADAGSEGSKSSPGVHGAAVMGGATSHELPRSDMTTAPNEQPPRDPTLQNPRCVMQLLRRHFERYTPEIASRVCGCSPEEIVRVAELLCANSSRERTTSLVYAVGWTQHTTGVQTIRAAGILQLLLGNIGRPGGGIMAMRGHSSIQGSTDVSTLYDMLPGYLPQPTSKESHKTLDSYVDHEGMKTGYWANFRKFIVSLLKSYYGDAAKAENDYRFDWLPRIDGDYSQLPTFDRMSRGEMKGYFLFGQNPGGGGPNAGLHRAGLRNLDWLVVLDWFETESAVFWKSDPTGPPASEVKTEVFFIPAAASPEKDGSLTNTQRLIQWHGKTMDPPGDCRSDAWFVFNLGLRLKALYAGSTADRDQPLLNLTWDYHHGKHHLPDGTTSRIEGEPDVEQVLQELNGCHLNDIDPRSGRPRLVGGFSELKDDGTTASGCWIYAGVYPEPGVNRGAQRKTTDNPVQPDWGFAWPQNRRLMYNRASADPAGQPWSERKRYIWWDADKGRWVGADVPDFDPIKAPDYRPPPDAKGMAALPGDAPFIMKPDGLGWLFAPGLKDGPFPTHYEPLESPVGNLLYPGQRKTPTVRTFDGPLNHLAKAASPEYPVVACTFRLTEHYLSGPMSRFNSWLNELQPEMFIELSPELAADRGVTHGGWVTVTSPRGNLEARAMVTRRIKPLVVDGRVIHQIGLPFHWSFAGETVGGNANDLTSLVAESNVSMHEGKVFACQVIANHRDDAPFPPTKAVTGWPIQGPVPNTPTAAQPEGGFAHGS, encoded by the coding sequence ATGTTCCGCCTCCCGATGGCCAACAAGCCGCAACCGTTCAGCCCCCAGACCAGCGATAAAGCGTCCCGCCTCCGGGGGGCGACGGTGACGCCGGGCGTCTGCCCGTATTGTGCGGTCGGCTGCGGCCAGTTGATTTACACCAAGGGCGGCAAGCTGATCGACATCGAGGGCGACCCGCGCAGCCCGATCAACGAAGGGACGCTCTGCCCCAAGGGGGCGAACGCCTTCCAACTCGCGACCAACGCACACCGCGTCACGCACGTCATGTACCGGGCGCCGTACTCGGACAAGTGGGAGACGAAGCCGCTCGACTGGGCGATGGAGCGAATCGCGAACAAGATCAAGGACGCCCGGGACGCCGACTTCGCCGAAAAGAACGCGGCCGGGCAGACGGTCAACTCACTCAAAAGCATCGGGACACTCGGCGGGGCGACGCTCGATGTCGAAGAGAACTACCTGATCAAGAAGCTGTTCACCATCGGCCTGGGCGTAGTATCCGTGGAGAACCAGGCGCGGATATGACACTCCGCCTCAGTGCCCGGTCTGGGCGCTTCGTTCGGCCGCGGTGCGGCCACCTCTTATACCCAGGACCTCGCGAACAGTGACTGCATCCTGTTCATGGGGTCGAACATGGCCGAAGCCCACCCGGTCGGCTTCCGCTGGCCCATGCGCGCAAAAGAGAAGGGTGCGACGCTCATCCACGTCGACCCGCGGTTCTCCCGGACGTCGGCCCTGTGCGACAAATACGTCGGCATCCGCGCCGGCTCGGATATCGCGTTCCTGGGAGCCCTCATCAACTACGTGTTGACCAACGAGAAGTGGTTCCACGAGTACGTGGTCGCGTACACGAACGCGTCCATGATTATCGAGGACGGCTTCCGCGACACGGAAGACCTCGCGGGGCTCTTCAGCGGGTACGATCCCGTGAAAGGGTCTTACGACGCCGAGAAAGGGCAGTGGGGATACGAACACTCGCCGAGCGACAAGGCAAACGCTTCTGCCAACGGAGCCCAAAACGGCCAGGCTCGCGACGGTGCGGACGCCGGCTCGGAGGGCTCGAAATCCAGCCCTGGAGTACACGGCGCGGCCGTCATGGGCGGCGCGACCTCGCACGAGTTGCCGCGGTCCGACATGACGACGGCCCCGAACGAGCAACCGCCCCGCGACCCGACGCTCCAAAATCCCCGGTGCGTCATGCAACTGCTTCGGCGACACTTCGAGCGGTACACGCCGGAGATCGCCTCGCGCGTCTGCGGGTGCAGCCCGGAGGAGATTGTTCGCGTCGCCGAGTTACTCTGTGCAAACTCGAGCCGCGAGCGGACGACGTCCCTCGTTTACGCGGTCGGCTGGACGCAGCACACGACCGGCGTCCAGACCATTCGGGCGGCCGGCATCCTGCAACTGCTGCTCGGCAACATCGGGCGACCCGGCGGCGGGATCATGGCCATGCGTGGCCACTCCAGCATCCAGGGCTCGACCGACGTGTCGACGCTGTACGACATGCTCCCGGGCTACCTCCCGCAGCCGACCAGTAAGGAGTCGCACAAGACCCTCGATTCTTACGTCGATCACGAGGGCATGAAGACCGGCTACTGGGCCAACTTCCGCAAGTTCATCGTCAGCCTGCTGAAGTCCTACTACGGCGACGCGGCCAAGGCCGAGAACGACTACCGATTCGACTGGCTGCCGCGGATCGACGGCGACTACTCGCAACTCCCGACGTTCGACCGGATGTCCCGCGGGGAGATGAAAGGGTACTTCCTGTTCGGCCAGAACCCCGGCGGCGGCGGCCCGAACGCGGGGCTACACCGGGCGGGGCTACGCAACCTGGACTGGCTGGTCGTCCTCGACTGGTTCGAGACCGAGAGCGCCGTCTTCTGGAAAAGCGATCCGACCGGACCGCCGGCGTCCGAGGTGAAGACCGAAGTCTTCTTCATCCCCGCGGCTGCCAGCCCGGAGAAGGACGGCTCGCTGACTAACACCCAGCGGCTCATCCAGTGGCACGGCAAGACGATGGACCCGCCGGGCGACTGCCGGTCGGACGCCTGGTTCGTCTTCAACCTCGGCCTCCGGCTGAAAGCCCTCTACGCCGGGTCGACGGCCGACCGCGACCAGCCGCTCTTGAACCTGACCTGGGACTACCACCACGGCAAGCACCACCTGCCCGACGGCACGACCAGCCGCATCGAAGGTGAGCCCGATGTCGAGCAGGTTCTGCAAGAGTTGAACGGCTGCCACCTGAACGACATCGACCCGCGGTCCGGCCGCCCGCGGCTGGTCGGTGGGTTCTCGGAACTGAAGGACGACGGGACCACGGCGTCCGGCTGTTGGATTTACGCCGGCGTCTACCCGGAGCCGGGTGTTAATCGCGGGGCCCAACGCAAGACCACGGACAACCCGGTCCAGCCCGACTGGGGCTTCGCGTGGCCGCAGAACCGCCGATTGATGTACAACCGCGCGTCGGCAGACCCGGCCGGCCAGCCGTGGTCGGAACGCAAACGATACATCTGGTGGGACGCGGACAAGGGCCGGTGGGTCGGGGCGGACGTGCCCGACTTCGATCCGATCAAGGCCCCGGACTACCGCCCGCCGCCGGACGCGAAGGGCATGGCCGCGCTGCCGGGCGACGCCCCGTTCATCATGAAGCCGGACGGCCTCGGGTGGCTCTTCGCCCCCGGCTTGAAGGACGGCCCATTCCCCACGCACTACGAGCCGCTCGAATCCCCGGTCGGGAACTTGCTCTATCCCGGACAGAGAAAGACCCCGACCGTCCGCACCTTCGACGGCCCGCTCAACCACCTGGCAAAAGCCGCGTCGCCGGAGTACCCGGTTGTGGCCTGCACCTTCCGGCTGACGGAACACTATCTCAGTGGACCAATGAGTCGGTTCAACAGCTGGCTCAACGAACTCCAGCCCGAGATGTTCATCGAACTCAGTCCCGAACTGGCGGCCGACCGCGGCGTGACGCACGGCGGCTGGGTGACGGTCACGTCCCCGCGCGGCAACCTCGAAGCCCGCGCGATGGTCACGCGGCGGATCAAGCCGCTGGTCGTCGACGGCCGGGTGATCCACCAGATCGGCCTGCCGTTCCACTGGAGCTTCGCCGGGGAGACGGTTGGTGGGAACGCCAACGACCTGACTTCCCTGGTAGCCGAGTCGAACGTGAGCATGCACGAGGGCAAGGTGTTCGCCTGCCAGGTGATCGCCAACCACCGCGACGACGCCCCCTTCCCTCCGACCAAAGCGGTGACCGGGTGGCCGATCCAGGGCCCCGTCCCGAACACGCCGACCGCCGCGCAACCCGAAGGGGGATTCGCCCATGGCAGTTAG
- a CDS encoding sigma-70 family RNA polymerase sigma factor yields MSRLELHCVTALLRTDAGVKPPTDAELLARFSADRDEGAFAELVTRHGGLVLGTARRHLGDRHAAEDVFQATFLVLARKAGTGRWGHTVGPWLYATAARLARKARRPSPFAGQADVPMTGPDPAVAAAWGEVCRAVDEELAALPESVRGPLVLCYLQGRTRDEAAALLGCSLAKLKRRLERGRNILHDRLARRGIGLPAAGVGVLATDLAVAAVDARATACAAASHVAAGHASTGLMALLGGRFAWTKAVVVAVALVACGVGLVGAAGWVGNETPAAPIEPPSLPKGSKEDVRTDRFGDPLPAGALLRLGTSRHRAAGAHVAVTPDGKSVVTAGDDLVLRVFDTTTGEIRETRRLDGPPTYHTALSADGRYLVGASYPAPERVELRVWDLTTGKFVRQLALDRGPADALAIHAGTTKVAFVRGPLTWPPSIQKAYVWDFATGAEPVKVSEFKPTPQRFGESRTLFSPDGSRLLVRQPDGQLLCWDVGGRKTLWEKSRPYIKFFFFAPDGKTVVTEREGVNLSGFQRWSAADGARVDGPEWDGKGVKDTYGYAPVAESADGKLVALVHGQKQIVFFDTVKKAIVRELNDPRRAPGEAAVGYWAVPTNFAFTPDGTGFLWRSPTLQRWDIATGKATWPATWDQGHTEAVIRLLFAPDGTALVSMADDDRCYVWDLASGRPRHRLPKRYGNLAAISADSRTLFASDDCYVPPKAWDLTSGIGEPLLKGDTLFPQYASGGGREIALTPDGKQLVTVTDNHIGKQRIPTGRYLTVWDLSSGKLAREEKIGEGGDAPVLAPGGQSYAVVSRAGPTAGVRLVATATGKEIGGLVDNDVAENSSPRVVLEPVFSSDGRLLATRVSDDTGTSRSVGDYPVRVWDVATTSLITEFPAAGAVRFAFSPDARSLVVAGPGGFRVYELASRKEIQAVSATGVIRGRKPGPFATALAVGPGGRTVATGHGDGTILVWDATPPRAALRAADVNTVWAALADADAKAAHTAVLRLAEAPDLALRLFEDKLKPATQAPGATDLVRRLDAEDVKEREAAEAKLRAFGSRAEPALSAAMAGQPSAEVRARAGRLLAALSLAVAPPDEDLRDIRAVEVLEAIGTPAARQFLSRLSTGESGVRLTREAKATFTRLGGR; encoded by the coding sequence ATGTCCCGCCTCGAACTTCACTGCGTAACCGCCTTGCTCCGAACCGACGCCGGTGTCAAACCGCCTACCGACGCCGAACTACTCGCCCGCTTCTCCGCCGACCGGGACGAGGGGGCATTCGCTGAACTGGTCACGCGACACGGCGGGTTGGTCCTCGGGACGGCCCGCCGCCACCTCGGCGACCGACATGCGGCCGAGGACGTGTTCCAGGCCACGTTCCTGGTCCTCGCCCGCAAGGCCGGCACCGGGCGGTGGGGGCACACGGTCGGCCCGTGGCTGTACGCGACCGCCGCCCGTCTCGCGCGGAAGGCCCGCCGGCCTTCTCCCTTCGCCGGTCAAGCCGACGTCCCGATGACCGGCCCCGACCCCGCGGTGGCCGCCGCCTGGGGCGAAGTCTGCCGGGCGGTGGACGAGGAACTCGCCGCACTGCCCGAATCCGTCCGCGGGCCGCTCGTGCTGTGCTACCTCCAGGGCCGCACCCGGGACGAGGCGGCGGCGTTGCTCGGGTGCTCACTGGCCAAACTGAAACGGCGCCTGGAGCGCGGGCGGAACATCCTCCACGACCGGCTCGCCCGCCGCGGGATCGGCCTCCCGGCCGCAGGCGTCGGCGTGCTGGCCACCGATCTCGCGGTCGCGGCGGTCGACGCCCGCGCCACGGCATGCGCCGCGGCGTCCCACGTCGCGGCCGGCCACGCCTCCACCGGGCTGATGGCGCTGCTCGGCGGCCGCTTCGCCTGGACCAAGGCTGTAGTCGTCGCCGTCGCGCTCGTCGCGTGCGGAGTCGGGCTGGTCGGAGCCGCCGGGTGGGTCGGGAACGAGACCCCGGCCGCTCCGATCGAACCGCCAAGTCTCCCGAAAGGGAGCAAGGAGGACGTCCGTACCGATCGGTTCGGAGATCCGCTGCCGGCGGGCGCCCTGCTCCGCCTGGGGACGAGCCGGCACCGCGCGGCGGGCGCCCACGTAGCGGTGACGCCGGACGGCAAGTCGGTAGTGACCGCCGGCGACGATCTGGTTCTCCGCGTTTTCGACACGACCACCGGGGAAATACGGGAGACGCGTCGCCTGGACGGCCCGCCAACCTACCACACCGCCCTCTCGGCTGACGGCCGCTATCTGGTGGGCGCATCGTACCCGGCCCCGGAGAGGGTCGAACTCCGTGTGTGGGACCTGACCACCGGTAAGTTCGTCAGGCAGCTCGCGCTAGACCGGGGCCCGGCCGACGCGCTTGCGATCCACGCCGGCACAACGAAGGTGGCCTTCGTTCGCGGCCCGCTCACCTGGCCGCCCTCCATCCAGAAGGCATATGTATGGGATTTCGCGACCGGTGCCGAACCGGTCAAGGTAAGCGAATTCAAGCCGACGCCACAGCGTTTCGGCGAGTCTCGCACCCTGTTCTCCCCGGACGGGTCGAGGCTGCTCGTCCGCCAACCCGACGGCCAGTTACTTTGTTGGGACGTTGGGGGCCGGAAAACCCTGTGGGAGAAGTCGCGGCCGTACATCAAGTTCTTTTTCTTCGCCCCCGACGGCAAGACCGTAGTCACCGAGCGTGAAGGCGTCAACCTATCTGGCTTCCAGCGGTGGTCGGCCGCCGACGGAGCCAGGGTGGACGGGCCGGAGTGGGACGGCAAGGGGGTCAAGGACACTTACGGATACGCGCCGGTGGCGGAATCCGCGGACGGGAAACTGGTGGCCCTGGTCCACGGGCAGAAACAGATCGTTTTCTTCGACACGGTCAAAAAGGCCATCGTCCGGGAACTGAATGACCCGCGCCGGGCACCCGGGGAGGCGGCCGTCGGCTACTGGGCCGTCCCGACCAACTTCGCCTTTACCCCGGACGGGACCGGATTCCTATGGCGGTCGCCGACCCTCCAGCGCTGGGACATCGCGACCGGGAAGGCGACGTGGCCAGCCACGTGGGACCAGGGGCACACTGAGGCCGTCATCCGCCTCCTTTTCGCGCCCGACGGTACCGCCCTCGTTTCCATGGCCGACGACGATCGTTGCTACGTGTGGGACCTGGCGTCGGGCCGCCCCAGGCACCGACTACCGAAGAGGTACGGTAACCTCGCCGCGATCAGCGCGGACAGCCGCACGCTGTTCGCGTCGGACGATTGTTACGTGCCGCCGAAAGCCTGGGACCTGACCTCCGGGATAGGCGAGCCACTTCTGAAAGGGGACACTCTTTTTCCACAGTACGCCTCGGGTGGAGGTCGGGAGATCGCCTTGACTCCGGACGGGAAGCAACTCGTCACCGTGACCGACAATCACATCGGCAAGCAGCGCATCCCAACCGGCCGCTATCTGACGGTGTGGGATCTCTCCTCCGGGAAACTCGCCCGGGAAGAGAAGATCGGTGAAGGCGGGGACGCGCCCGTCCTCGCCCCGGGGGGACAGTCGTACGCGGTCGTGTCCCGCGCCGGGCCGACCGCGGGCGTCCGCCTCGTTGCCACGGCGACCGGCAAGGAAATCGGCGGGCTGGTGGATAATGACGTCGCCGAGAACAGCAGTCCGCGGGTGGTTCTGGAGCCGGTGTTCTCATCAGACGGGCGGTTGCTGGCCACACGGGTGAGCGACGACACCGGCACGAGTCGGTCGGTCGGTGACTATCCGGTGCGGGTGTGGGACGTCGCGACCACTAGCCTCATTACTGAGTTCCCCGCCGCAGGGGCAGTCCGTTTCGCGTTCTCGCCGGACGCGCGGTCCCTGGTGGTCGCCGGGCCGGGCGGCTTCCGGGTCTACGAGTTGGCCAGCCGGAAAGAAATACAAGCAGTGTCGGCGACGGGGGTGATACGGGGTCGAAAGCCCGGCCCGTTCGCCACCGCACTGGCCGTCGGCCCGGGTGGGCGGACAGTCGCCACGGGGCACGGCGACGGGACGATTTTGGTCTGGGACGCAACGCCGCCGCGGGCCGCGCTCCGCGCGGCGGACGTGAACACGGTGTGGGCGGCCCTGGCCGACGCGGATGCGAAGGCGGCCCACACCGCGGTACTCCGACTCGCGGAGGCCCCCGATCTCGCGTTGCGACTGTTCGAGGATAAGCTCAAGCCGGCCACCCAGGCTCCGGGTGCGACGGACCTGGTGCGACGACTGGACGCGGAGGACGTCAAAGAGCGAGAAGCGGCCGAAGCGAAACTGCGAGCGTTCGGGAGCCGAGCCGAGCCAGCCCTCTCCGCGGCTATGGCTGGTCAGCCTTCGGCCGAAGTCCGCGCCCGCGCCGGGCGATTGCTGGCTGCCCTGTCCCTGGCGGTGGCGCCACCCGACGAGGATCTGAGGGACATCCGGGCCGTGGAAGTGCTGGAGGCTATCGGGACACCTGCGGCCCGGCAGTTCCTGTCCCGGCTCTCGACCGGGGAATCCGGAGTCCGGCTGACCCGGGAGGCGAAGGCGACTTTCACCCGGCTCGGCGGCCGGTAA